In a genomic window of Passer domesticus isolate bPasDom1 chromosome 3, bPasDom1.hap1, whole genome shotgun sequence:
- the LOC135297329 gene encoding cytochrome P450 1B1, producing the protein MEAACNSMALERLGEALRGIPPLQSSLLLLLCLLAAIHLGKLLLQHRQRRRQGQRREPPGPFPWPLIGNAAQLGSAPHLSFARLASTYGAVFQLRLGRWPVVVLNGERAIRQALVRQGAAFAGRPPFPSFQLVSGGLSLAFGGYSELWKLHRRAAHATVRAFSTGSPATRRLLERHLVGEARALVALLVRGSAGGAFLDPSRVLVVAVANVMSALCFGRRYSHGDGEFLRIVGRNEQFGRAVGAGSLVDALPWLQRFPSPVRAAYRAFRDLNRDFYGFVRGKFLQHQRSLRPGAAPRDMMDAFIRLQREQPWLQLEHVPATVTDIFGASQDTLSTALQWLLIFLIRYPKVQAKMQEEVDRIVGRDRLPCVEDQPHLPYIMAFLYESMRFSSFVPVTIPHATTTNTFIMGYLIPKDTVIFVNQWSVNHDPAKWSNPEDFDPTRFLDENGFINKDLTSSVMIFSLGKRRCIGEELSKVQLFLFTSILVHQCNFTANPNEDPKMDFTYGLTIKPKPFTLNVTLRDTMDLLDQAVQRLQAEKAASESQLSANA; encoded by the exons ATGGAAGCAGCGTGCAACAG CATGGCCCTCGAGAGGCTCGGGGAAGCGCTGCGCGGCATCCCCCCCTTGCAAAGCTCCCTCCTactcctcctctgcctgctcGCCGCCATCCACCTGGGcaagctcctcctgcagcatcGGCAGCGCCGGCGGCAGggccagcgccgggagccgccgggCCCTTTCCCCTGGCCCCTGATCGGCAACGCGGCGCAGCTGGGCAGCGCCCCGCACCTCTCCTTCGCCCGGCTGGCCAGCACCTACGGCGCCGTGTTCCAGCTGCGCCTGGGGCGCTGGCCCGTGGTGGTGCTGAACGGGGAGCGCGCCATCCGCCAGGCCCTCGTCCGGCAGGGGGCCGCCTTCGCGGGCCGCCCGCCCTTCCCGTCCTTCCAGCTGGTGTCGGGCGGGCTCAGCCTGGCCTTCGGCGGATACTCGGAGCTCTGGAAGCTGCACCGGCGGGCGGCGCACGCCACGGTGCGCGCCTTCTCCACGGGCAGCCCCGCCACCCGCCGCCTGCTCGAGCGGCACCTGGTGGGCGAGGCGCGGGCGCTGGTGGCGCTGCTGGTGCGCGGCAGCGCCGGCGGCGCCTTCCTCGACCCCTCGCGCGTCCTGGTGGTGGCCGTGGCCAACGTGATGAGCGCCCTGTGCTTCGGCCGCCGCTACAGCCACGGCGACGGCGAGTTCCTGCGCATCGTGGGGCGCAACGAGCAGTTCGGGCGGGCGGTGGGCGCCGGCAGCCTGGTGGATGCGCTGCCCTGGCTCCAGCGCTTCCCCAGCCCCGTCCGCGCCGCCTACCGCGCCTTCCGCGACCTCAACCGCGACTTCTACGGCTTCGTCCGCGGCAAGTTCCTGCAGCACCAGCGCAGCCTgcgccccggggccgccccccgCGACATGATGGACGCCTTCATCCGCCTGCAGCGGGAGCAGCCGTGGCTGCAGCTCGAGCACGTGCCCGCCACCGTCACCGACATCTTCGGCGCCAGCCAGGACACCCtctccacagccctgcagtggctcctcatcttcctcatcAG GTATCCGAAAGTGCAGGCTAAAATGCAAGAAGAAGTGGATAGGATTGTTGGAAGAGACCGTCTGCCGTGTGTTGAAGATCAGCCCCACCTGCCCTACATCATGGCTTTCCTGTACGAATCCATGCGTTTCAGCAGCTTTGTGCCTGTGACGATCCCACACGCCACCACAACCAACACCTTCATCATGGGCTACCTCATTCCCAAGGACACCGTCATCTTTGTCAATCAGTGGTCAGTGAATCATGACCCAGCAAAATGGTCCAACCCAGAGGATTTTGATCCAACAAGATTCCTGGATGAGAATGGGTTCATCAATAAAGATCTTACTAGCAGCGTGATGATTTTCTCCTTGGGAAAGCGTCGGTGTATTGGAGAGGAGTTGTCCAAGGTGCAGCTCTTTCTCTTTACCTCCATACTGGTGCATCAGTGCAATTTTACTGCTAATCCAAACGAGGACCCTAAAATGGACTTCACCTATGGGCTGACCATTAAACCTAAACCATTCACCTTGAATGTTACGCTTAGAGATACGATGGATTTGCTGGATCAGGCTGTCCAAAGACTGCAAGCAGAGAAAGCAGCCAGTGAAAGTCAGCTGTCAGCAAATGCCTAA